The following DNA comes from Deltaproteobacteria bacterium.
ATGCTCAAGGCAGTATTAGGAGGGGGTGGCAGAGGCATTCGGTTTATTGAAAATCCTGATCAATTAGAGCCTGCTTTTAATGCAGCCACGCGTGAGGCAAATACTATCTGCAATGATAGTACTTTATTGCTTGAAAAATGCATTGTTAATGCTCGCCACATCGAAGTGCAAATATTAGCCAATGGTAAAAAAGTTATTGCTTTAGGTGAACGTGAATGTTCATTGCAGCGTCGTAATCAAAAATTAATCGAAGAGGCACCGGCAGTCGGTATTGCTGAAACGACACGTCAACATTTGATATCATCAGCAATTGCTATTGCCGAAGCTGCGCAATACAGTGGTGCAGGTACAGCAGAATTTTTATTAGATACTAGTGGTCAATATTATTTTTTAGAATTCAATCCCCGTTTACAAGTAGAACATCCTGTAACTGAGATGTTGACCGGTGTTGATATTGTGCGAGCTCAAGTAGAGCTTGCCTTGGGTGGTAAGCTGCCCGAGGGTTCATCAATACGAGGTCATGCTATTGAAGCTCGTTTATGTGCTGAAGATCCTTTTAATAGCTATGTGCCACAAGCCGGACGCATTGAAGTATTAGAGCTACCTCATCTACCTGGTGTAAGAATCGATAGTAGCCTATATACTGGTTCGATTATTTCTTCATATTATGATTCTTTACTATGTAAAATAATTGCTTGGGGACAAAATCGCGAACAGGCTCGCCAACGTTTATTAACTGCATTAAAAAATACAACTATATTAGGAATTATCACCAACCAAAATTTTTTAGTGCAACTATTAGAATCTGATTTATTTGCTAGCGGAGCAAGTTATACAACAGCGATAGACTCGCGAACATGGATAAGACCAGAATTGCCAGTATATGCTCGGGCAGCAGCAGAACAAGTTTTGCTGCAAAAGCATCGAAGTAATACTAATACTAAATCACAAATTAATAGTAATGAAGACTATGATATATATTCACCATGGCGAGTATTAAGCAG
Coding sequences within:
- a CDS encoding ATP-grasp domain-containing protein — translated: MKILVANRGEIACRILATLREMGIASVAVYTEPDAQAAHIFMADESVKLNNPNDYNNYSALLNAAKQTKSQAIHPGYGFVSEQVDFKKACDDAGVIFIGPSIAAMNQLGDKAKARQLAQSVGVNVIPGINNILDINSLTTAAAAIGYPLMLKAVLGGGGRGIRFIENPDQLEPAFNAATREANTICNDSTLLLEKCIVNARHIEVQILANGKKVIALGERECSLQRRNQKLIEEAPAVGIAETTRQHLISSAIAIAEAAQYSGAGTAEFLLDTSGQYYFLEFNPRLQVEHPVTEMLTGVDIVRAQVELALGGKLPEGSSIRGHAIEARLCAEDPFNSYVPQAGRIEVLELPHLPGVRIDSSLYTGSIISSYYDSLLCKIIAWGQNREQARQRLLTALKNTTILGIITNQNFLVQLLESDLFASGASYTTAIDSRTWIRPELPVYARAAAEQVLLQKHRSNTNTKSQINSNEDYDIYSPWRVLSRFRIGQ